The genomic region AGTAATATGGTGGGCTGAAACATTGGACACATGGGTAAATAAATGCTTCACATTTCACCAAATTTGGAGTGCTGTCAACTTTTTGTACCTAATATAGTACATATTAACAAAAAGAGAACCGGTACAAAATATTACCCAATAAAGTTAAATTTTATTAtgacataaaaacatacaaacaTAAATGTAGAGACCGTACAGCGTGCCTCAAGGGGCAGTCCACAATAAATCCACCACTAATATAGTAGTTAGATATTTCTTAAACAGCCAAACGTGAATAAttcctaaaaccctttacagttACACTGAAACTCTACCTTCACACTCCCCAGATACAGCACACAGGTGAACACAGGGCTCCCTTGTACAGATATGTGTCATTAgatttgttctattttttatatacatgAAATGCAATACAACATAAGGTGGGACCCCACAAAACATTGAAATGTAGTGTCATCTGAGTGTATCAAAGGATTTATGAGATCTATACATCATAACCTAATATTTATACAGCCATTTAGAGCTTACAATGTAATTTCACAACTGGTTTATTGCTCCCATAAAGATAAACAAAATAAGTATTATGATTAAGGAAAAGCCTACGTTTTCTTGAAAGCTCGCTATGGAACATCACTGCTTCTAACTTTGTTGGCCATTAAACTTTAACGTACCTGTAAGactcttagggggtcatttattaagaacggCGTTTTAGATGTCGGTCTTAATAACTCCTATACCTGGTGCAGgtgagggctggcagccttagtcctgggggacAATTTTTAGCaccgcccatcattaaaagcccctcctacatataataggcaactccaaacaaacactgtacagctgacattctattgttgaggcctgtctctacacatgatatggagaggggaggcctgtcctggctgcactgcctgcttcacatcatacaataaacagacggctacagccaggaagctccttcACTCTCCTCCCTCCTCAGATCCTGCTCAGGGCTTGTGGTACCCCcctaccatctgccacccgcccgtagCCTGCTGCCCaccttggccgtcctcacccagctctgaatcctcctcctGCAAATGCAGGAAGGGGGgcagagcatctcctctcctacatagcacctcatacctcttacatccagtgatgtcacctttgttgtagacgttctctttcctcatcttctccattcagaccagaccgccatgatgatttttcagccatctcctgtctctgcagagattgacaaacaggcattagtttcccacatttccatcatcttcacatcttctgaacaccctttcctgccaccccaatactagactgcagaaacagtccccctggaaatactactaccacacagatagtgcccccttcaacaattattggctctaaaaaataactccgcccagacactaatagtataaagataatgtgcCCCAAAAATAATTGCGCTAAGCTGATGCTGTGACAGGGTGCCCTCCAAAGTAactgctccccaaaatcccaccaatagaaataattctctgccagagcacacttagtagtaataatgcccttatagtgcccatactagtaatcatgttcctcatagccccccagtagtagtaaagctccacataataccccctagaagtaataattctccctataatatgaaagtacatgaaatacccctgcttagtgcccgcagttgagctaatgtccccataatgtatgccagtataaaatacccctataaagtgcccagtaaatgccctcatagtgctcctctcccccttccccatagtgtcccccataatatgccagtaaaaaaatgccccttcttattGCCCAAAGTAGATGCtcatatagtgctcctctcccctataatgtgccagtaaagaattccccttcttagtgccaccatatgccccaatagtgctccactcccccatagtgcccccaaataatgctgctctcccctatagtgcctcccataatgtgccataaaaaatgcccccttagtgccaccagatgccatagtgcccccataatgtgccaataaaaaaggcccctttagagcccccacttcccctatagtgcccccaaattaTGCCCATATAGTGACACTAGATGCCCCCTactgccccataatgtgccaataacaaaaaaaaagcacctttagagcccccagatactcccatagtgctcctctcccccatggtgacccaaataatgtgccagtaagaaatgcccccatagtgcccccccaaaatgggcaagaaataaatgcccccagaataccacccaaaaaataaaaaattgggctgtaagaaatgccagccccccatagtgccagctcccccccccccccccaaaaaaaaaatcatcagcagtgatgcaatgcaggcctcttccggcctgtgtcccacgctgtgtgCTGCCCAGCTCAGGCTGACGTCATTATCATTGCGCTGCCTTAGCTGGTCTCTGAtgggctgcaggcattagtgcctgcggcctatcagaagaacaggggagggagacacctctcccttccctggcccacagcacaggcatctgtatcactgtcctgaggatggcgatacagatgaatatagagagtgcttccacaatggaaatgcccatctcctactgcccgccgccaccggccctgaggaataaaaaataaaaattatttgttaaagGCAATTGCCTCCCGTCGCAGCCCGCCCCTGACCTGGTGGTGGATTTGTCTAAGTTATTAGAGacgccggcctctacattactTTGGCATTTCCTCCACTACTTCTAAAATGTAAGACAGGTTCCTTTCTGtcttagatttagaccattttctacacctaaattagaaaatgatgaatgagacgggcctggtaatttctgtttgataaatgacccccttattttgtttctcttaatgagagcaataAACCTGTTTTCTACTGGATAAGATGGTACCAGACTTTTTTCTTTTGACTAGTTTTCAATACTGAAACATTCTAGGAAACTTCAAATTCTGCTTCTCTTTTTTTCTTGCTCCTGTACAAAAGGAAACAAATATGTGTGCTGTACTATTATACTGCTATTGTATACTATTCTGTATATTCTATATGCCCTGATAAAAACATTGGCCATCGTTATGTCATTCACATGGAAATTCAATTATTTTCTCTCAATTCCTATGGAAACCTAACATAGCGTAGTCACAGTACTTCATAGATCAGTATACTGAAACCATGATCCCGCTTTTTAATTCCAGACACAATTGTTCCAGaaatatattacatataaaacatataataaatctgcaccaaaaagagagttttttttttggggggggggggaattgtagTCTGAGAATTCACTCTATTTCTGTTAAGTTTTTAATAGAAGGATATCAAAGAGCAAGatattataagatattctatttTGTAGTGATTACATATCTTATATTTTGCTTCCTAAATTGCAGTGAAATCCCCAGCCTTGTGCTTTTAAAATGATGATTCATGAAGTCATAGTGTATGACAGTCCATGCAGAGTGAAACAAGGAAGTTTTGTTGTGAGGAATGTAGGCATATGCCGTATTTTTAAGACATCAGAATCACTCAGGGCTATGATATTTATCCAGGAAACAAAAacttaaagcaaaaaaaaaaaaaatgctactaaGAATAGTGGCATGGGTTGGTCACTTGCCAGACTTAGTATATAAGTCAGTGTGACAAACAGGCAGTTATATCAACAGCTTTCAGACATTCTTGGTACAGCTAAAGCCATCCTAGTAACTGCACAATGAAGATTGACACTAACAAGATGAAGGACCTCTATGACACCAATGGCTATCTGACATCTATTAATGTATTAGATGAGATGGAATTGCACCAAGCCCAGAAGGAGCATGCAAAGCTGGAAGAAAAGTTTGGTAAGTTTGCAAATGATCGAGAGATATGTAGAGTATACTTCATCATGAACCATGATCGGAAAATTTAAGGGGAAATACTTTGAGTTGTAGAAAAAGATTAGCTGATTCCAACATATTTTATATTTCAGGTAAAGAGTACACTCAGTACAGTCTACACAATATCCACATGCAGTATGAGTGGGTGATGAGTCTAGCAACCCATCCCAATCTACTGGAAGCAATCACAGCTGTCTTGGGTCCCAATGTCATTCTTCTGGACTCAAGATTTATCTGTAAATATCCCTCCTCTGAGGTTCCACACAAAGAAAATACTGCCCCTTATGTTGCCTGGCATCAGGATATCAAGTGAGTATGGGAGCTGGTAGACTTTTATGGCCACTGGATAATCTGATACTTGTAAATGTGTAACCTAAATATGGCTTTCTTATTTATAGATACTGGGGATTTGAGGGAGGTCCAGTGGCTTCCGTATGGCTGGCATTTGATGATGTTGATGCAGAAAATGGAGTCCTACAAATAATTCCAGGTATTACCTTTCTATggctaaatgtataatataaaaaAGTTTTACATAGAGActtacatacttttttttgccccaGGGAGTCATAAACAGGGTATACTGGAGCACAAAATTGCAGAGATTCCCGGGAACATGCTGACAGCAAACCAGGAGATTCCAAAGCACTTGGTGAATGTAGAAGATTTGGTTGATTGTCCACTGAAAGCTGGTGAAATGTCTGTAAGTACAACCTAATGCCATAAAGACATTACAGAGATTTGTTGATCAAACTTAATATTACAGTATTATTGCCATATTTGACCATTAGAATTAACTATAACAGGGAGATTAATTTTGTATAGATGGCTATGCAATATAAGTAGTATGTCTGCTTGAAGAAACTGAAACCTTAGGTATTCAATTGTTGGATATATAAATAATGCACTCTACTTCTAGTCATCCTGACTAAATCGAGACAAGACTGCCACGTGTCAGTAGATATCTAACAAGTGTAAATTAAAGTGTTATTGTGGAGGATATAAGCACTAGATGTGCTCTAGACGAACAACTTCTCCAGACTGCCTTATGGACTAGTCATGTACATTGATCTCTATGGATATCTTATAATCCAAGTTCATGGCAGAATGTATGGATGAACAAATCTAAAAGAGCAGGAGGTGACAAGTTGCTCATGAGCTTCCATGTTAGGAGCCTGGTGTGATGTGTGACATCTGTATTGAACAATCTCTGTAAATGCTCATCTATACTGACAGGTGCATGATGGTCTTACTGTTCATGCCAGTGAACCCAACATGTCTGAGAGGAGAAGATGTGGATTTGTCATCCGCTATGTTCCTACCACAGCCTATCCTATTGAGGTAAGCAAACAAAACCCAGAGATTGCCTTGTGTGCTTTACGTCTATTTACAGACATGAAGTAACTCTCCTCTGGAGAAGGGGTTACTAGACAGGATCTTGAGTCATGGCTCACTCTTATGGCATGTATGCTGTAAGCAATATCTGTAATATAAGCATGATAATCCTTAAAAAGAATAACTATCACTAACTGACATTATGGTCATTTCTATGACAGGATCCAGAACGTCCTAGAACCTTTCCTGCAACTGTACTGGTGGCTGGAACAGATGAATATAACCATTTTAAAGACAACGCTCCTAATTTCTTCACCAAGACATTCTAATTTCTTGCTACGTAAGAATTCTATGTACTGTACCTTGTGAGGCTCAGGAAGCTGTATAAGGGTGCTTACATAATGTACAAAGCATTAGTTATTCCATAAGTATCTTATGTTATTGATGTATGCACATTGAGCAGTGTATAAGTACTAAGTACTTTATACTTACAGTCTAACTAAAGTAACTTACTTAAAGACTGACTGAAACGCAATATACAGTATTAGTGCAATATTTTGTGCTGTAATATTGTTACACTGAATTCGTTATCATACAAACTGCTATAAAATAAACTATATTTAAAGTAAAGTAAATTGATACATTTGAGTGATTAACTTTTTAGAACTATTTTGTGTGTATCCAAAGATGTTAAAACTAAACAGATGATGTGTCTCCCCTGCGAGTGACTTGCCCCGTAACTATATGTTATGGCTACTTGCACATGGGTGTGGGCAGTCTAGCAGAAAATCCACATGAATTTCTGTGCGGATTTCTGACTATTTCTGCACCAAAACCAAAGCAAAAACCATATGTGTTACATGaatttctttttgtggggatttCATGCAGTTTTGCTGCATATCTCACCTtaccattgaaaagggtgaaatcggcACCAGAAATCGCTAACCTAATTGGCATGCTGCGCATTTCTAAATCCGCATGGCAGGTCAAATTTCAAAAAgtatacatgagatttgtcttaACTCATACACttttctggtactgtattatgctgcagaTGTTCTTTACAACAATCAATGCTAAAAAACGTTCATAATCTGCAACATGTGAAGGGAGTCTAAATGGAatttgtcaccagttttatgctgcccCATCTGAGGGCAGCAAAGACTGGTGAGAAAAATGCTGAGAAAAACACTGGGTCACTTGCTTGAACTGACAGAGCTGTTTTG from Bufo gargarizans isolate SCDJY-AF-19 chromosome 9, ASM1485885v1, whole genome shotgun sequence harbors:
- the LOC122919439 gene encoding probable alpha-ketoglutarate-dependent hypophosphite dioxygenase — translated: MKIDTNKMKDLYDTNGYLTSINVLDEMELHQAQKEHAKLEEKFGKEYTQYSLHNIHMQYEWVMSLATHPNLLEAITAVLGPNVILLDSRFICKYPSSEVPHKENTAPYVAWHQDIKYWGFEGGPVASVWLAFDDVDAENGVLQIIPGSHKQGILEHKIAEIPGNMLTANQEIPKHLVNVEDLVDCPLKAGEMSVHDGLTVHASEPNMSERRRCGFVIRYVPTTAYPIEDPERPRTFPATVLVAGTDEYNHFKDNAPNFFTKTF